The nucleotide window CAATGCCCGCCGGCCCGATAACCACGTCCAGCAGGCGGATGCCCTCGTCGGTTACCAGGAACTCGCGCACCTGGTTGGAGTGGGCCATGCCCCGGGCTTTGAGGATGCTGATGCCCCGGTTCCGCTCGCCAATGCCTTCCAGGTCCCGCACGTGCAGCCAGGTATCCACCAACGACGATATGCCTTCCTCGGTCATTTCCTGGTTGGCTTTGCTGCCGCTCATCAGGGCCGTGAACAAGGCCGTGATGCCCTGCACCTTCAGGTAGTCGATAAGGCGGGTGAGCATGCCGCGCACTTCCGTGATGCTGCCCACCGACACCAGGTTGCTAATGGGGTCGATGACCACGCACGCCGGCTTAAACTCGCCAATGAGCTTGTGAATAGTGACCAGGTGCTGCTCCAGGCCATTGAGCGTGGGCCGTGAGGCTTCAATCCTTAGCAACCCTTGTTCTACATAAGGCCCCAGGTCCATGCCCACAGAGCGCATGTTGCGGATCAGCTGCTGCGGCGACTCCTCGAAGGCGAAGTACAGGCACTGCTCGCCCCGGCGGCAGGCTTCCAGCGCAAAAGCCACGCCCAGGGTGGTCTTGGCCGTGCCGGCCGTACCTGTGATAAGCGTGCTGCTGCCCCGGTACAGGCCCCGTCGCTTGAACATCTCGTCCAGCCCCGAAACGCCCGTCGACACGATTTCGTCGGACACGGTGTGGGCCAGCTTCAAGGAAGTGACGGGCAGCACCGAAATTCCCTGTTCCGTTATCAGGTACGGGTATTCGTTGGTGCCGTGGGTGCTGCCGCGGTACTTTACAATGCGCAGGCGGCGGGTGGTAATCTGGTTGATGACGCGGTTGTCGAGCAGAATCACGCAGTCCGACACGTACTCTTCCAAACCCTGGCGCGTGAGGTTTCCCTCGCCCCGCTCCGCGGTGATGATGGTGGTAACGCCCTTGTCCTTGAGCCAGCGAAACAGCCGGCGGATTTCCGAGCGCAGAATGGCCTGGTTGCTGAAACCCGAGAACAGGCTTTCAATGGTATCGAGCACCACGCGCTTGGCCCCGATGCTGTCGATGGCGTAGCCCAGGCGAATGAACAGCCCTTCGAGGTCATACTCGCCGGTTTCCTCAATCTCGGAGCGGTCCACGTGAATATGGTCTACGCGCAGCTTCTTGTCGGCCTGCAGCTGCTTGAGGTCGAAGCCCAGAGACGTAACGTTGGCAGCCAGCTCGTCGGCGGTTTCCTCGAAGGCC belongs to Hymenobacter sp. J193 and includes:
- the kaiC gene encoding circadian clock protein KaiC, whose translation is MTAAASPVLPQLPKAPTGIDGLDDVTEGGLPRGRPTLICGSAGCGKTLLSVEFLVRGIQEFDEPGVLMAFEETADELAANVTSLGFDLKQLQADKKLRVDHIHVDRSEIEETGEYDLEGLFIRLGYAIDSIGAKRVVLDTIESLFSGFSNQAILRSEIRRLFRWLKDKGVTTIITAERGEGNLTRQGLEEYVSDCVILLDNRVINQITTRRLRIVKYRGSTHGTNEYPYLITEQGISVLPVTSLKLAHTVSDEIVSTGVSGLDEMFKRRGLYRGSSTLITGTAGTAKTTLGVAFALEACRRGEQCLYFAFEESPQQLIRNMRSVGMDLGPYVEQGLLRIEASRPTLNGLEQHLVTIHKLIGEFKPACVVIDPISNLVSVGSITEVRGMLTRLIDYLKVQGITALFTALMSGSKANQEMTEEGISSLVDTWLHVRDLEGIGERNRGISILKARGMAHSNQVREFLVTDEGIRLLDVVIGPAGIVTGAGRHTQFLQEQALALAAQQEVERREREVERKRRVLEATIANLRTEFESVEEELRHVGQDEQQRQQDQRQARRQIAQGLTPRPSGTSAAEPTNS